TTTAAGCAGTGAAAAAATAGCTTCTTATTATGCTTAATTTCCACATGGAGATCAGAAATTTTTGTTCATCCATAGAGCTGGCCCCAGCTACTCAGACTTTAGAAATAATTACTGGATTACTGTTGGCACATCCATATAAAATAGCAGCAAAATTCAGTTTGGTGCCTTTGTAACCTTCTAAATTCATGCCTAACTTTAATAAGAGTTTGCATTTTTTTATTATGGTTCAAGCACGTGTTTTCAAAAATGAAAAATGTTATGATGTCTTTGTAAAGAAAACTTAGATGGATATTTTCTGTGCACAACTTAAAGTCAACAAGAAGAAAGCTTCAGTGACCAAGCCTAGTATATCATTTCCATTCTGCAAAACAGAAAAGCATGCTTCAGAATAGACTCCATGGATGAAATTCATGCTTCATAAAAGTATTTCTGTAAACTTTACTGAAAGAAAAGTACTCCATATAGAATCAACTGTACACAATGCAAGGTATATCACTTTTCTTCATGCTGTTATACTGACCTATTGTTTCTCATACCAAAATATGTTATCACTCATTTAGACAGTTATGGATTTTGCAGCATCTTTTGGTAATGAAAATAGGTGCATTTTGAAGAATAGTTGCGAGGACTTCTCCCTAACACTTTGTCTAACCTTAGCCTAAAACCTCTGTATGGGTCAAAGAATACTGGCCTGAGATATGATGATTTGGACTTTGTTACTCCTGCTGATACACTGTTACTCCAACCATTCGATTTTCTTCTCTATGCATGGACAATTATATTTTGTAACCATTTCGAGGTATACTGCTAAAAATTACTAATTTATGGTAGTTGTTTATAATAGCCGGTGATGACATTAAAAAGAAACTGTGTGGTACTGTGTAAAATCCACAGTTTGCTGGTCAATCTGCCATTTCTCCTATATAAGCATAAACAGTACATCAATATCTTCACTAAAATGTGAAGTGATAGATCTTCTGAGTGTTACAGATTGCTGTACAGTATTCTTTTTTTCATAAAATATTACCACAAGAGACCTTAAGCATATTAGATGAAATTCTGAGAGGTTTATGTGATGAAGAACTGTCATTTCTCTGACAGAACAGACAGATTATGCCTGTAATAATACTGCTAATAATAATACTGTTAAAATTACTAAATCCACAAGGTTTTGGCCTTTATTTTTATTCAGTTTGATCTTTCAGAAAATGAATAACATTTTTTATTCATGCTCCATCATCTCTGAGTCActacattgaaaaaaaaaaatggtccATGCATGAAGACAAAGGCACTTGCTTGGGACTATTAGGAGCAAAATAAATTAGCCCTATGAAATCAAAATTGAGTGTCTATTGCTTTCATAACTTGCTGCTTCTGTACCCTCACAGTTAGGAGGAATCTTCTGGATCTGAGCACAGAAGAAAGAAGGCGTTTTGTGAATGCCTTACACCAAGCCAAGGTGACAACTCATCCTGACATTGTTATTGCCACACGAAGACGTGAGGAAATATTTGGACCAGATGGCAACACACCACAATTTGAGAATATCACCATTTATAACTACTTTGTGTGGTCTCATTATTACTCTGTTAGGAAGACTTTTCTtggtgcagggcagcagagctttggAGGAGTTGACTTCTCTCACGAAGGGCCAGCTTTTGTCACGTGGCATAGGTACCATCTACTGCAGCTTGAAAGAGACATGCAGGTAAAATTTGGATTAATGTTGAGACATAAGTTCACGCTATGCTTTGTACAGTTCAAGAACTTCTCTTCATATTCCAAACTGCAAAAATGGTAGCAGTTATTTCTATGCATTGAAATAATTCAGCTTCAAATTCAGTAACTAGGTAAGCATACTAAACTTAATAGAGTGCATTTATGTTTTAGACTACCATTGTTACTGAGATGCTAAAAATAATGTTTCTGTTGGAGTAACATAAACCATAAAAGTTACATGGAAACTTCCTGGGAAAACAGACACAAATTATAATTTTATCTACAGAAGGCATTTTATTGGCCCAGTAAGATTTGCTGCccttattatttttaatatctAGGTTCTGAATTTTTATTGTTAGAGTATTCAAAGCAGCATAAATTCTATggaaaagtgaaagaaaaatggCTTGAAGATTCAGAatcacattttattttattatttactGTAACGGGCTAGAGAAATCAGTGggtttcctgttttcttttccttggacAGATTAATCAACAAAAAgaatatatttttctttttcttcatttttttttaattggactGTAAGTTTTCTTAAAGAAAATTAAGTTATTAAGTTTTCAATGTCAGGATTAAGTATTCTTTGAAATCACTTCATATGTTACCACTAGGCACAATGGCTCTGCATTAGACTAAGGCAGAAACTCTCTTCAAAAACTCACACATGACATCAGCAACATTTCATTATGTGGAAACCCTGGAAAGTTCCAGCTCTTAGTGATTTACTATGTATTCCTATTTATGCTAGTAAACTTGATCTTTATTTAAGGTAATTTGACTGTCCAAGTCATTCTGTTATATAAATATTGGAAGCTAGGTCACAGTCTAGAACTGTTCAGCTCCAATCCATGCTAGAACCAAACTGACAATTTGAAGGACTGGTATCTCTTttcctggttttggtttttatttggggtttggggttttttttagcttAGTTATTCTGTGTGCTACAGACATTGCTGTTATTAATAGGCTAACAAAACTCTCAGAAAAATGGGATATCAGTATTAATGATGTTTCTTACTTGACATGGTGTTTCTTACTTACAATATGCTTTCATGTAAGAGGTAGTGTCATATTAATGAGGAAGATCCATGACTCAGGTCAATAGTCCaattttctgttttgttgaaCAAAGACTTAAATATGAAAAACTAATAAATGTTTTAATGTAGATTCCATAGATTTTTCTCTCCTCCATAAAACAAGACTCTGACTCTTACTAAGTTGCACTGAACTGATTTTTAACATCCTTCTATCAGTAAATATTATAGCTGTCTGGGGCACACATATATTAACATCATATATATGTGGTTTAGAACATGCTGCAGGACCCCACCTTTGGACTGCCTTACTGGAATTTTGCAACAGGACAAAACACCTGTGATATCTGCTCGGATGACTTAATGGGAGCTAGAAGTAATTTTGACATCTCTCTTATCAGCCAAAACTCAATCTTCTCTCAGTGGCGAGTGCTGTGTGAAAATGTAGAAGACTATGAAACTTTGGGAACTATTTGTAACAGTAAGTATGACTGCTGGCAGATATTTGgtagaaaatattttaaataataaataaatataataaTTTACATCACAATGTCTTTCCCCAGTTAAAAAATATTGAAGTGATTTTTGAGTATTTCTGATCCAAGTTTCATCAGTCCTCTGAGATAGTATATATTTATCATCTGTTCTCTACTGATGCACCAACCAGCTCAAAATTTGACCTGGAGCTTGTAGCAGAGGAAGATCTGAatacttctcccaggcagccagcaacagaacaaggggacacagtctcaagttgttccaggggaaagtacaggctggatgttaggaggaagttctccacagaaagagtgatttgccattggaatgggctgcccagggaggtggtggaggcaccgtccctggaggtgttgaagaaaagactggatgaggcacttagtgccgtggtctagttgattggacagagataggtgatagattggactggatgatgttggaggtctcttccaacctgattggtgattctatggttcttttgACTTCTCTTATGCAGTACCTACTCATTTCCCATGTCATGAATAACTAAATCTGGCAGTGTAATTTCTTGACTGAAGCATATGTTTCCTTTTGACTGCTCCATCATTTTGACTGAGAACCTGGCGcatggctgtgaggagaggaggcagcggCAGCCAGCTCATTTCTGGGTGCTTGTttttgactgattctatgattctgtttctatgTATTACCTTCATGGCATCATGCTTCTAAAAAGAAGCTGCAAGagctaaaaatcacagaatcagtcagggttggaagggaccaggaggatcatctagttccaaccaccctgccatgggcagggacaccctaccctagactaGGTTGGCcagaggctcatccagcctggcctcatctccctgacctccaaggatggggcctcaaccacctccctgggcaacccattccaggctctcaccactgtcatgctgaagaacttcctcctcacatccagtctgattttccccacctccagctttgctccattccccctagtcctgtcactccctgatagcctaaaaagtccctccacagctttttttgtaggcccccttcaggtactggaaggccacaataaggtcacctcagagcctcttcttctccagactgaacagcccgagctcttccagtctgtcctcataggagagatgctccagccttctgatcatcctcgtggcccttctctggacatgctccagcatgtccacatccctcttgtaatagggactaCAGAACAGGGTGCAGCAAATCCCAGCAAATTATTTGTGTATTCATTACTTCAAGCCACAACCCAGGGTCTTAATGGAAATACAAgggaaaaacaaggaaaaaaacacctACATAATCAGCTGTGGTCCTTTTCACAGCTACTCTAACATGACATCTTGAAAATTTTGCCCTAAGTTGTATGAAGAAATCACATTGACAAACTATGGAAAAGTTTCCCAAAGTACTTACAGGATCTCAACTTTCAGAAAGAAATTTATAGATCCAGCACACAGAAATCCATGGAGACTCAGACTCTTTGCCTGATATGAGGAACTGACCCATTGTTGTTTGTGAGGGATTCTTTTTTCTCCACAGTTCAGTCATTAGAAAGATGCTTTACGTAACCTACTGTTTCGCTTTGCattgttttctctcttctctccacaCTCAGGTACTGAGGGTGGTCCAATTCGAAGAAATCCAGCTGGAAATGTTGCACGGCCTATGGTACAGCGTCTCCCAGAGCCTGAGGATGTTGCTCAGTGTTTGGAAGTTGGTGTATTTGACACTCCTCCTTTCTATTCCAACTCAACAGATAGTTTCCGTAACACAGTAGAAGGTAAACACGACAAATTAAAGGATCTGGAACAACTCCAAATAGTTGAATGGGCAGGATTGACATATTTCCCATTGGAAGTATGAGTTTGGAGGTAGTCTAGTGGATCCTGAGAATACAGTGGTTGCAGTGTTAGTTTAGTATTAAGCAGATATAAGATCAGGTTAAATTACTTTATAGCTTATGTCAGTTCTTCACATATATAAAAGTCTCTAAAGTCTGTAACTAGCTTACCAAGTGGAAACTAAAATCCAGTCACTGCGATCAAGTCATAGTTACTTGTTGCTGAAAACAGACATCCCTTGCCTGTGGACTGACGCAAGCTGCATCTTTAAACGAGGCAAGTAAATGCTCATAGCATTTACTTTTCTATCCAAAATAAATGAGAAAGCAAAAGACATTGTCAACATTGGTAATACTTAATGACATGATATTAAGAGTACTAATTGAGGTCTGGGTACAGGATTTACTGCTGGCTTTTTAGTCCTCCTCTCTGAGCCATgtagctctgctcttttccAAGACTTACACACTCAAAATTGAATTTTCAGTCACTGGCATCTGAGAACACACACCCCAATACAAAAACCAGATGAAAGATTTGATTCATGCTGTTCAGCCAGTATCCTGTAATCTGCTTTTGAACTTTAATAATCCATACTTTTTAACAGGAAAGATTAGGATATCTGAGAAAAGATTACTAATTATCAGTTTAGATATCTGCCCAACTTCATTAGATCCTCTGGCTCTTTTGAAGAGTTGTAATGTTCACATTGGGGGGGATCTactacattttctttcttctggacAATAAAACCAAGAATCTATACCAACCTTTTAAGTATATATATAAGTTTTGGATGCTTACCCTGTTTGATAAATGTCCTCTCAATATCTAGGTAGGTAGACATAGCTTTAGTCATTTAACTGTATAGACCTTTCTCTGGAAATTTTGGCCAAAGCTTGAAAACGGACATTTTCAAGATGTTTCAGGTCTTGACATCTGACATAAGGATTATGCAATGTTACACAATAACAGAGATATGGAGGATATCTTCACTGAAAAAAattcaacaacaacaagaaacaCTACACacatttaaggaaaaaaaaaaaacaaacaaaaaacaaacaaaaaaaacccccaaaaaacccaaacaaagcaaaaaccaaacccaaacaaacaaaaaaccagagTATTTGAAACTTTTTCAGATGTGTATGCAGTACACATGAAAATGATGTGTGGAAACATAACAACTGTTTCATTAGGATAGATGGCAATAAATACACACAAGTCAGGTATCGGAAAACAAATGCAGCAAACTCAGTTATGTTGAAAGATATGTAGGCTCCAAATATATCTCTATTTTCAGGCTATGATACAGTGTATTTGGCCATTGTTGCATTAGATCTCAGTGTTCCACATACTCAGCATTCTTTTAGAAAGGCTATTTTAATCTGAAAACTGTGCATGTTAAGGGCATTTCTCAAATGCTAGTGCGTATTACAGCTAGTAGATATAATTAGCTACACATTTTTGTTAAACAAAGTATTAAAAAACCATGACAGTCTGtcagagaaaaaataaatgaatacCCAGCTTCCCCACAAAATCTTCACTGGTATTTTTTGTGTTCTTTGTTTGCATATTTAGGGTACAGCGATCCTTCAGGGAAATATGACCCAGCAGTTCGAAGTCTTCACAACTTGGCTCATCTATTTTTGAATGGGACAGGAGGGCAAACTCATTTATCACCAAATGATCCCATTTTTGTGCTCCTGCACACATTTACAGATGCTGTTTTTGATGAGTGGCTGAGAAGGTATTCTGCAGGTAAGATGTGCAGAGGTAGGATGGGTGGATATCAGTCTTTATAGACAGAAGAGTTCATCATCTGCCTGTGTGACACTAAGATGCCCCTGACTGGAATTTTAGCAGTTAATACAATTGACAaagctctga
Above is a window of Pogoniulus pusillus isolate bPogPus1 chromosome Z, bPogPus1.pri, whole genome shotgun sequence DNA encoding:
- the TYRP1 gene encoding 5,6-dihydroxyindole-2-carboxylic acid oxidase; translated protein: MQFPAMLLLFLPPLLGTFGQAGAQFPRQCATVESLRSGMCCPDYFPVFGPGTDRCGVSTGRGRCVQVTVDSRPHGPQYIHDGRDDREQWPIRFFNQTCRCNGNFSGYNCGSCRPGWSGPTCSQQINIVRRNLLDLSTEERRRFVNALHQAKVTTHPDIVIATRRREEIFGPDGNTPQFENITIYNYFVWSHYYSVRKTFLGAGQQSFGGVDFSHEGPAFVTWHRYHLLQLERDMQNMLQDPTFGLPYWNFATGQNTCDICSDDLMGARSNFDISLISQNSIFSQWRVLCENVEDYETLGTICNSTEGGPIRRNPAGNVARPMVQRLPEPEDVAQCLEVGVFDTPPFYSNSTDSFRNTVEGYSDPSGKYDPAVRSLHNLAHLFLNGTGGQTHLSPNDPIFVLLHTFTDAVFDEWLRRYSADISTYPLENAPIGHNRQYNMVPFWPPVSNNEMFVTAPENLGYSYEVEWPGRALRVTEMITIAIVTALVLVAIIFAAAACIVRVKKNKDELHQPLLTDQYQHYSDDYDGIPTPSQSVV